Proteins from a genomic interval of Chanodichthys erythropterus isolate Z2021 chromosome 6, ASM2448905v1, whole genome shotgun sequence:
- the si:ch1073-456m8.1 gene encoding leucine-rich repeat flightless-interacting protein 2, whose amino-acid sequence MHSGQLEKTGSLRKRTLSRGMSEDESLRHIIREAEESSRHLSRSDSRYGSLKRGQREESQSEDEPLSENIEMTDEDCVQELRTLSLQQDALLFQVDCLQDALEGAEEMLAETQRETHQLSMELERERAMRRKLEDMLASLMQEMERLREERKAEQLQARHAGPVWIQGTPEGTSVDREETPLSDSGGAPAHLNAAPVLHLKKLVNHSLSQSVFDNQRHEAPAGEDNDESSGYEDAPSEFSPCPSTPDLDEDDGMNTGQPRIRTNEDSCALS is encoded by the exons ATGCATTCGGGTCAGCTTGAGAAAACGGGTTCACTGAGGAAACGGACTCTCTCTCGAGGGATGAGCGAAGACGAGTCTCTTCGGCACATAATCAGAGAG GCAGAAGAGTCGAGCAGACACCTGTCACGCAGCGACAGCAGATACGGCTCGTTAAAAAGAGGACAACGAGAAGAAAGCCAA agtgaagatGAGCCGCTTTCTGAGAACATAGAAATG ACGGATGAGGACTGTGTGCAGGAGCTGCGGACGCTCTCGCTCCAGCAGGACGCTCTTCTGTTCCAGGTGGACTGTCTTCAGGACGCGCTCGAGGGCGCGGAGGAGATGCTCGCCGAAACACAGAGAGAGACGCATCAGCTCAGCATG GAGCTGGAGCGAGAGAGAGCGATGAGGAGGAAGCTGGAGGACATGCTTGCCTCATTAATGCAGGAGATGGAGAGGTTAAGAGAG GAAAGAAAAGCTGAGCAGCTTCAGGCGAGACACGCGGGGCCTGTCTGGATTCAGGGAACTCCAGAAGGAACTTCAGTGGACCGAGAGGAAACGCCGCTCTCAGACAGCGGAGGCGCTCCAGCGCATCTGAATGCAGCCCCAGTGTTACATTTGAAAAAATTGGTCAACCATTCATTGAGTCAATCAGTGTTTGATAATCAAAGGCATGAAGCTCCAGCTGGGGAGGATAATGATGAGAGCAGTGGCTATGAGGACGCGCCGTCAGAGTTCTCGCCCTGCCCGTCCACTCCAGACTTAGATGAAGATGATGGGATGAATACTGGGCAGCCCAGGATCCGTACAAATGAAGATTCTTGTGCTCTCTCTTGA